In Capsicum annuum cultivar UCD-10X-F1 chromosome 11, UCD10Xv1.1, whole genome shotgun sequence, one genomic interval encodes:
- the LOC107847450 gene encoding protein MEI2-like 4 isoform X8: MRELQGLSPSSYFSEELCFRDERQVGFWKTNSLQNYHGLKSDDALQRAAVHSSPFENHISLGSPMAKNFEHHDSHLKQDIKVNNIIEQRSFGVERASHSLPRALDHNVGVRSIVSADLASYQAEDDKISVMGSQYENGLFSSSLSELFSRKLRLPTNNSPHGHSVGAADSHYEEEPFESLKELEAHTIGNLLPDDDDLLAGVTDGLDYVGQPYAGDETEDLDLFSSVGGMDLGEDGSSTGQQNSEYAGNYTPQLGNSNAAIGGQHPFGENPSRTLFVRNINSSVEDSELQTLFEQYGDIRTLYTTCKHRGFVMISYYDIRASQNAMKALQNKPLNHRKLDIHFSIPKDNPSENDVNQGTFLVFNLDSSVSNDELRQIFGVYGEIKEIRETPHRSHHKFVEFYDIRAAEAALVALNRSDVAGKQIKIEAIHPGGTRRFSQQFPSELEQDEPGLYFQQSSPSSLATGFSGHASNMENGSILGRQSANGSAINSYLDNAFDCGLSFSVPNSLLRLESKGSSQANVGETGHLLSQVNFDFRGTSGLHPHSPPEYHDGLSNGTSSISSGGISATMNIRPLEAIENRQFSRVGPNGQLVELNEVFTPNGNVNCPSPGHQYMWSNSHHPQPQGMMWPNSPTFVGGVCATRPQQLHSVPRAPSHMLNALVPINNHHVGSAPSVNRSLSLWDRRHAYAGESPDSSGFHPGSLGSMRISGNSPHPLEFIPHNVLSRTGGSCIDLPMSSSNVGLHSHQQRSLMFPSRGQIIPMINSFDSPNERMRSRRNEGNSSQADNKKQFELDIERIARGDDKRTTLMIKNIPNKYTSKMLLAAIDERHRGTYDFIYLPIDFKNKCNVGYAFINMTDPSLIVPFYHAFDGKKWEKFNSEKVASLAYARIQGKAALIAHFQNSSLMNEDKRCRPILFHTDGPNAGDQVPFPMGVNIRSRTSKNRAGTSEESLQESQTSLSIGKYFIIEESSSGSVKESN; this comes from the exons ATGAGGGAGCTACAGGGTTTATCGCCATCATCTTACTTCTCGGAGGAGTTATGTTTTCGTGATGAG AGGCAAGTTGGATTTTGGAAGACAAATAGCCTGCAAAACTACCATG GTCTTAAAAGTGATGATGCTTTACAAAGAGCTGCTGTTCATTCATCACCCTTTGAGAATCATATTTCGTTGGGCTCCCCGATGGCGAAGAATTTTGAACATCATGATTCTCATCTAAAACAAGACATAAAAGTTAACAATATCATAGAACAACGATCTTTTGGCGTGGAAAGAGCATCTCACTCCTTACCTAGAGCTCTTGACCATAATGTGGGGGTAAGATCTATTGTCAGCGCCGACTTGGCATCTTATCAAGCAGAAGATGACAAAATTAGCGTAATGGGCAGTCAATATGAGAATGGCCTCTTCTCGAGCTCATTATCAGAGTTATTCAGTAGAAAAT TGCGATTACCGACTAACAATTCCCCACATGGTCATTCCGTTGGAGCAGCTGACTCACACTATGAAGAAGAACCTTTTGAGTCCCTTAAAGAACTTGAGGCGCACACTATTGGAAATCTTCTCCCTGATGATGATGACTTGCTTGCTGGGGTGACTGATGGTCTAGACTATGTTGGCCAACCCTATGCTGGTGATGAAACTGAAGATCTTGATCTTTTCAGTAGTGTTGGAGGGATGGACCTAGGAGAAGATGGTTCCTCTACAGGACAACAAAATTCTGAATATGCTGGGAATTATACACCGCAGTTGGGCAACTCTAATGCTGCAATTGGTGGCCAGCACCCTTTCGGGGAAAATCCATCTAGAACACTCTTTGTTAGAAATATAAACAGCAGCGTTGAAGATTCTGAACTACAAACTCTTTTTGAG CAATATGGAGATATTCGCACACTGTATACAACATGCAAGCATCGCGGTTTTGTTATGATCTCATATTATGATATTCGGGCATCACAGAATGCCATGAAAGCTCTTCAGAACAAACCACTGAATCACAGGAAGCTAGACATACATTTCTCTATTCCCAAG GACAATCCATCAGAAAACGATGTCAATCAAGGGACTTTCCTGGTTTTCAACCTTGATTCTTCTGTTTCAAATGATGAACTACGTCaaatatttggtgtatatggagAGATTAAGGAG ATCCGCGAGACTCCGCATAGAAGCCATCACAAATTTGTAGAGTTTTATGATATTAGAGCTGCAGAAGCTGCTCTTGTTGCTTTAAACAGGAGTGACGTTGCAGGGAAGCAGATAAAGATTGAAGCAATCCATCCTGGTGGTACTAGACG GTTTTCACAGCAATTTCCTTCTGAGCTGGAGCAAGATGAACCTGGTCTTTATTTTCAGCAGAGTAGTCCTAGTAGTTTAGCCACTGGATTTTCTG GACATGCATCGAATATGGAAAATGGATCTATTCTGGGCAGACAATCAGCCAATGGCTCTGCCATTAATTCCTATTTGGATAATGCATTTGACTGTGGATTATCATTCAGTGTTCCTAATAGCTTATTGAGGCTGGAATCTAAGGGGAGCTCCCAAGCCAATGTTGGTGAAACTGGCCACCTGCTGAGCCAAGTCAATTTTGACTTTAGGGGAACATCAGGTCTCCATCCTCATTCACCGCCGGAGTACCATGATGGTTTATCTAATGGAACTTCCTCCATTTCTTCGGGTGGCATTTCTGCAACTATGAATATCAGGCCACTAGAAGCAATTGAAAACCGACAGTTCTCCAGAGTTGGCCCTAATGGGCAACTGGTTGAGCTAAATGAAG TTTTTACTCCAAATGGAAATGTAAACTGTCCTTCTCCTGGGCACCAGTACATGTGGAGTAATTCACATCATCCGCAGCCTCAAGGCATGATGTGGCCAAACTCACCAACATTTGTTGGTGGGGTCTGTGCTACTCGCCCTCAACAACTGCATTCAGTTCCAAGGGCTCCATCCCATATGCTGAATGCGCTTGTACCGATAAACAACCATCATGTGGGTTCAGCACCTTCTGTTAATCGATCCCTCTCTCTCTGGGACAGAAGACATGCCTATGCAGGAGAATCGCCTGATTCATCTGGTTTTCACCCAGGTTCTTTGGGCAGTATGAGGATTTCTGGAAATTCACCACATCCTTTGGAGTTTATTCCTCATAATGTTTTATCGCGCACTGGTGGCAGCTGTATAGACTTGCCAATGTCTTCCAGTAATGTCGGATTGCATTCCCATCAACAGAGAAGTTTAATGTTTCCTAGTAGAGGTCAAATAATTCCTATGATCAATTCATTTGATTCTCCAAATGAAAGGATGCGGAGCCGTAGGAATGAAGGCAATTCGAGTCAGGCTGACAACAAGAAGCAGTTTGAACTGGATATTGAACGGATTGCACGAGGGGATGATAAAAGGACGACCCTAATGATAAAGAACATTCCTAACAA GTATACTTCAAAAATGCTTTTGGCTGCAATTGATGAACGTCACAGAGGAACGTATGATTTCATCTATCTACCAATTGATTTCAAG AACAAATGCAACGTAGGTTACGCATTTATCAACATGACTGATCCTTCTCTTATTGTTCCATTTTATCAT GCATTCGATGGAAAGAAATGGGAAAAATTCAATAGTGAGAAGGTGGCGTCACTTGCATATGCTCGCATTCAGGGAAAAGCTGCACTCATTGCTCACTTCCAGAATTCTAGCCTCATGAATGAAGATAAGCGATGCCGTCCAATCCTCTTCCACACTGATGGCCCTAATGCTGGTGATCAG GTGCCCTTTCCCATGGGTGTAAACATCAGGTCAAGAACCAGCAAAAATCGGGCTGGCACCAGTGAAGAAAGCCTCCAAGAAAGCCAAACTAGTTTGTCAATCGGCAAGTATTTCATAATTGAAGAGTCGTCTTCAGGTTCTGTCAAGGAATCAAATTGA
- the LOC107847450 gene encoding protein MEI2-like 4 isoform X4 — protein sequence MRELQGLSPSSYFSEELCFRDERQVGFWKTNSLQNYHGLKSDDALQRAAVHSSPFENHISLGSPMAKNFEHHDSHLKQDIKVNNIIEQRSFGVERASHSLPRALDHNVGVRSIVSADLASYQAEDDKISVMGSQYENGLFSSSLSELFSRKLRLPTNNSPHGHSVGAADSHYEEEPFESLKELEAHTIGNLLPDDDDLLAGVTDGLDYVGQPYAGDETEDLDLFSSVGGMDLGEDGSSTGQQNSEYAGNYTPQLGNSNAAIGGQHPFGENPSRTLFVRNINSSVEDSELQTLFEQYGDIRTLYTTCKHRGFVMISYYDIRASQNAMKALQNKPLNHRKLDIHFSIPKDNPSENDVNQGTFLVFNLDSSVSNDELRQIFGVYGEIKEIRETPHRSHHKFVEFYDIRAAEAALVALNRSDVAGKQIKIEAIHPGGTRRFSQQFPSELEQDEPGLYFQQSSPSSLATGFSVPGAFLHVGHASNMENGSILGRQSANGSAINSYLDNAFDCGLSFSVPNSLLRLESKGSSQANVGETGHLLSQVNFDFRGTSGLHPHSPPEYHDGLSNGTSSISSGGISATMNIRPLEAIENRQFSRVGPNGQLVELNEVFTPNGNVNCPSPGHQYMWSNSHHPQPQGMMWPNSPTFVGGVCATRPQQLHSVPRAPSHMLNALVPINNHHVGSAPSVNRSLSLWDRRHAYAGESPDSSGFHPGSLGSMRISGNSPHPLEFIPHNVLSRTGGSCIDLPMSSSNVGLHSHQQRSLMFPSRGQIIPMINSFDSPNERMRSRRNEGNSSQADNKKQFELDIERIARGDDKRTTLMIKNIPNKYTSKMLLAAIDERHRGTYDFIYLPIDFKNKCNVGYAFINMTDPSLIVPFYHAFDGKKWEKFNSEKVASLAYARIQGKAALIAHFQNSSLMNEDKRCRPILFHTDGPNAGDQVPFPMGVNIRSRTSKNRAGTSEESLQESQTSLSIGKYFIIEESSSGSVKESN from the exons ATGAGGGAGCTACAGGGTTTATCGCCATCATCTTACTTCTCGGAGGAGTTATGTTTTCGTGATGAG AGGCAAGTTGGATTTTGGAAGACAAATAGCCTGCAAAACTACCATG GTCTTAAAAGTGATGATGCTTTACAAAGAGCTGCTGTTCATTCATCACCCTTTGAGAATCATATTTCGTTGGGCTCCCCGATGGCGAAGAATTTTGAACATCATGATTCTCATCTAAAACAAGACATAAAAGTTAACAATATCATAGAACAACGATCTTTTGGCGTGGAAAGAGCATCTCACTCCTTACCTAGAGCTCTTGACCATAATGTGGGGGTAAGATCTATTGTCAGCGCCGACTTGGCATCTTATCAAGCAGAAGATGACAAAATTAGCGTAATGGGCAGTCAATATGAGAATGGCCTCTTCTCGAGCTCATTATCAGAGTTATTCAGTAGAAAAT TGCGATTACCGACTAACAATTCCCCACATGGTCATTCCGTTGGAGCAGCTGACTCACACTATGAAGAAGAACCTTTTGAGTCCCTTAAAGAACTTGAGGCGCACACTATTGGAAATCTTCTCCCTGATGATGATGACTTGCTTGCTGGGGTGACTGATGGTCTAGACTATGTTGGCCAACCCTATGCTGGTGATGAAACTGAAGATCTTGATCTTTTCAGTAGTGTTGGAGGGATGGACCTAGGAGAAGATGGTTCCTCTACAGGACAACAAAATTCTGAATATGCTGGGAATTATACACCGCAGTTGGGCAACTCTAATGCTGCAATTGGTGGCCAGCACCCTTTCGGGGAAAATCCATCTAGAACACTCTTTGTTAGAAATATAAACAGCAGCGTTGAAGATTCTGAACTACAAACTCTTTTTGAG CAATATGGAGATATTCGCACACTGTATACAACATGCAAGCATCGCGGTTTTGTTATGATCTCATATTATGATATTCGGGCATCACAGAATGCCATGAAAGCTCTTCAGAACAAACCACTGAATCACAGGAAGCTAGACATACATTTCTCTATTCCCAAG GACAATCCATCAGAAAACGATGTCAATCAAGGGACTTTCCTGGTTTTCAACCTTGATTCTTCTGTTTCAAATGATGAACTACGTCaaatatttggtgtatatggagAGATTAAGGAG ATCCGCGAGACTCCGCATAGAAGCCATCACAAATTTGTAGAGTTTTATGATATTAGAGCTGCAGAAGCTGCTCTTGTTGCTTTAAACAGGAGTGACGTTGCAGGGAAGCAGATAAAGATTGAAGCAATCCATCCTGGTGGTACTAGACG GTTTTCACAGCAATTTCCTTCTGAGCTGGAGCAAGATGAACCTGGTCTTTATTTTCAGCAGAGTAGTCCTAGTAGTTTAGCCACTGGATTTTCTG TTCCAGGAGCATTTCTACATGTAGGACATGCATCGAATATGGAAAATGGATCTATTCTGGGCAGACAATCAGCCAATGGCTCTGCCATTAATTCCTATTTGGATAATGCATTTGACTGTGGATTATCATTCAGTGTTCCTAATAGCTTATTGAGGCTGGAATCTAAGGGGAGCTCCCAAGCCAATGTTGGTGAAACTGGCCACCTGCTGAGCCAAGTCAATTTTGACTTTAGGGGAACATCAGGTCTCCATCCTCATTCACCGCCGGAGTACCATGATGGTTTATCTAATGGAACTTCCTCCATTTCTTCGGGTGGCATTTCTGCAACTATGAATATCAGGCCACTAGAAGCAATTGAAAACCGACAGTTCTCCAGAGTTGGCCCTAATGGGCAACTGGTTGAGCTAAATGAAG TTTTTACTCCAAATGGAAATGTAAACTGTCCTTCTCCTGGGCACCAGTACATGTGGAGTAATTCACATCATCCGCAGCCTCAAGGCATGATGTGGCCAAACTCACCAACATTTGTTGGTGGGGTCTGTGCTACTCGCCCTCAACAACTGCATTCAGTTCCAAGGGCTCCATCCCATATGCTGAATGCGCTTGTACCGATAAACAACCATCATGTGGGTTCAGCACCTTCTGTTAATCGATCCCTCTCTCTCTGGGACAGAAGACATGCCTATGCAGGAGAATCGCCTGATTCATCTGGTTTTCACCCAGGTTCTTTGGGCAGTATGAGGATTTCTGGAAATTCACCACATCCTTTGGAGTTTATTCCTCATAATGTTTTATCGCGCACTGGTGGCAGCTGTATAGACTTGCCAATGTCTTCCAGTAATGTCGGATTGCATTCCCATCAACAGAGAAGTTTAATGTTTCCTAGTAGAGGTCAAATAATTCCTATGATCAATTCATTTGATTCTCCAAATGAAAGGATGCGGAGCCGTAGGAATGAAGGCAATTCGAGTCAGGCTGACAACAAGAAGCAGTTTGAACTGGATATTGAACGGATTGCACGAGGGGATGATAAAAGGACGACCCTAATGATAAAGAACATTCCTAACAA GTATACTTCAAAAATGCTTTTGGCTGCAATTGATGAACGTCACAGAGGAACGTATGATTTCATCTATCTACCAATTGATTTCAAG AACAAATGCAACGTAGGTTACGCATTTATCAACATGACTGATCCTTCTCTTATTGTTCCATTTTATCAT GCATTCGATGGAAAGAAATGGGAAAAATTCAATAGTGAGAAGGTGGCGTCACTTGCATATGCTCGCATTCAGGGAAAAGCTGCACTCATTGCTCACTTCCAGAATTCTAGCCTCATGAATGAAGATAAGCGATGCCGTCCAATCCTCTTCCACACTGATGGCCCTAATGCTGGTGATCAG GTGCCCTTTCCCATGGGTGTAAACATCAGGTCAAGAACCAGCAAAAATCGGGCTGGCACCAGTGAAGAAAGCCTCCAAGAAAGCCAAACTAGTTTGTCAATCGGCAAGTATTTCATAATTGAAGAGTCGTCTTCAGGTTCTGTCAAGGAATCAAATTGA